The DNA sequence AGAAATTGACGGAATGGTGTAAACGAAATTCGCTGTACCCATCACTATTCCGCTGGCTTGTTTACGCTCTGCTGCACTAATACCGAGGCTAATTCCGATGAAGCATGCCATCACGATAGCGATGGAGCAAATCAGCAGGTGCTGGAGAAATAGCTCGAAGAAGAAGGCTTGCCTAGTCCATAACAGTTGGAGAATTTCACCCACGACGCTGACCGCACTTTCAAAGATTATTCAAATTTCATCTATATACAGCCTAGTACATCATCAAATAAAAAACCTCTGCCCCACGAAATCGCAACGGGTAGAACTCTATTTATTCGATAGCTCGGAATGCCGATTGGTAGTTTAGTGGCCGGTGGCGAATGCGTCTCGATGGACGTGTTTTCGGTTTGTTTACCAGCAATAAAGGGTTTTTCGCCAAGCGGGTTTAACACATAATTGCTAGGGATACTGCGATTCTCATCTCACCCCACCTTACTAGTATATATTTACACTAATTGCAAATAACTGCTACTATAAAAACAGAACATCTTGTCATAGGCGAGGGTGACTATGCTACGAATAGGGGTAATTATGAGCAATACTGATGTACTTTTCGAGCATCAAAGGAAGTGGGCGGATGAATACCGCCGAGCCTTGGCCGACCATAACGTTAGCCCCGATACAGCACAAGCAGAGGCAGATCGCCAGCTAGAATTGCTCCAACAATTGAATCTTGATCCGCTGAATTCTGATGACTGGATAGCTATCGACGAAGCAGTGTCCCAGTACCTTGCCAAACACCCCTTCCAGAAAGCTCTCCAAACACAAGAAGTGACCGTGTGGAATACCCTGAGCTATGTTGGTACCCTGATCACAGGATTCTCGGTATGGATTCCAATTTCCGAGTGGATACAAGGTGACTTCAGCTGGCAGATCAGTCTCTCAGCGAACACACTAATATTTCTCACTTACGTCTCGCTGATAGCAGCAACTTTCGTCGTGTTCCGGATAACCTATTATCGCCATGGTCTTCTTCGGTCCTTACTAGCCGCTACCCCAGTGCTTGCTTTGGTAGTCCTTGTCTTATTCCTCCCACTCCATATATGGGACAAACAGACACTGGATAGTTCATATGGAACGATGCCCACCCTGCTAGCAACGGCACTGGGCGTCACACTCGGCATTGCCGTCAACGTCTTGAGTAAAAAGCACGATGCTCGGCGGGCACATAAACGCGCGCTCAGAATGTGGGAACTTCACCAAGGCGATCACACTAACGAACTGAACTGCATCTGGTTGAGCGAACTCGAAGGGATACTGCGCACGAGCTATCAATATAATTCAGCACTTATCAACTCCACGTTACCAGAACTGGGATACCATCTTTCCGCAAAAAGCACATCCTCAGAACCAGTCTTGGCCGAGGAAGAATTCGGGGCCGCACGCCAGTTTGCCTACCAGCTAGCATCCAATAATCACCGTGCTGTTATCCATGCAAAACGCAATGAGATGCTAGGACAACTCGTGTTCCTTGCACTTTCTCTCCTAGCCCTATTTAGCTGGGCAATGGCGAAGATAAGCGGTGAAAATTCTGCTACCCTCTGGCTTATTCTACTGTTTGGGATTGGTGGCACCGTACTGTCTTCCATATCCGCCATATCGTGTTGGCATGATTGGCGAGCCGCACGCACCCAACGGAGATTATCATGACTCAGTTCGACGATTTCCAACGCGGCCTACTACCAATGCTTTTACTAGCTGAACTACATCGCGAACCCGGACACGGGTACAGTCTATCGTTACGCTTAGCGAAACGCGGATTCGACCGCGTCAAAGGCGCCCACCTCTACCCTGTCTTAGCTCGGCTAGAATCCGACGGATACTGTACACCTGTCTGGACAGAAGGTGACGGCGGACCTGGACGTAAGGTCTACCATCTCACTACATCTGGTGAAGAACGATTAGCAGAACTTCGTCACTCATGGAAGCTTCTCGTTCCGTTGACCAACAAGTTAATCGCTGGCTGAGCTAACGAAGCGGGTTGTCCAGGTGCTAGGAAGTCCCCACACAGTGGGTAAGCTGCGATGTAGCGGTTGTGAGTCTTCTAGCACATATGTCAGTAACGTCAGTTGATCACAGGGTCATGGGCCGTTACCTCCTGAAATTTCTAGGCAGGCGGGTTTTAAACAGACGCCCTGTCCATCCCCTCACGAACCTGTATCAGTCTACTGGTCGCGATTAACGAACACTAAAGACACGAGCGCCGGAATAACAGTCAGGGACAAAACAACAAGATACGTTGTGACATAACCGTCTACGATCCGTAGACCCGCAAGCAGAGCAGACATAGCTAATAACCCAGCCGATGTTAACGTTACCGAGTTACCAAGCGAGTACGTGCCAAGAATAGCCCCGACGCCCACGAGAGAAAGCAGTACGCAACGTTGGTTTATCTGGAAGCCGCAAATAAATAACACCATTGAGGAATGACAATATGGCAGGCACAAACATGGCATATGCTCCACCAAGAATCCCCACCAAACCACCTGAAATCGATGGTCCACCAATTGCGGCAACTCCCTCTATCATCTCGACTCGAGAGTTAAACTTCAGCATTGACTCGCGTCCCAAAACCTGAGGAACATAACCCGCACTTGCAACAGAGCCTAATTCACTTACCGCACCACGAATGACACCTAGTAGCACTATAATCGCAAGATTCACAACACCGCCCAATAGCAGCCATCCCAGCGCTGTCAAACACCCACCTTCAACGAGATAGCCTGCAAAAACAACTTTCCTGCGAGGTAACCGATCAGCGATCGCCGCCAACGGTAAAGTGAGAAATAACTGCGTCGTTAAAGTAGCAGTAGCAAGAATTGATGCCAATACGATCGAACCAGTAGCGTAAAGAAAAGCTAACGGAAGCGCGAGCTGGGCAATAGCATCGCCGATCAAATTCATAAGCATCGTCGTCTATAACTTACGATAAAGCACGTTCTCCGGATTCAACATTCTTTAACCTCAAAGGCATCATTAAAGTAGCTGGACGCAAGCAAACGACGCGGAACCAAAATTTTCCACGAAAAATATCTTTTAAGACAACTTTAAAAACTGAGAATATCTTCAAATCCTAGACGGTAGAATGTATCTATAACCATACTTTTAGCGGCTAGCGTTTGTTTGGATTAAGAACTTCCCTGATTTCAGTTTTCACTGTCTCTAGCCTATCAACTAGAACTACCAGCACAGCGGCCTCAAACAAACAAAACCTTTTATCAAAAGTTGAGTATAAATGGTTCTCTATACGCAACTTTTGATACAAAACTGTCGGTGGGTGCAAATTCTCAACAGTTGGGTGCAAATTTCGTTTCGTGAGGACGTGTTAATTTCCCACGAATTAAAAACAATATGCGAAGATGAAATAGTTTAATGCCTATCTCATCAAGGATGATGTCATGCTTAATGTCAACAGTACCCAACGTAGTGTACTCGAGTGGCTTAATACTGACCAAAGCACGAACCCGCTGTCGTCCGAATGGAAAACTACGTAACACCCGACACTCAACCCCAAAACCGCCAACAAACACTCACACCAGCGACATTCGCGAGGCATTTGACCACAAAATGTAAAAAACTCGTGATACACCCATACTCCACTATCCGACACAAGCGAAATCGAAACATGCGAAGTATCCTCCTAGAGTCACTGAACAAGCCCCTTGGACGCTATGCACAAAGCGAATAAGTCTAACCCGGTAGGGAATCTTGTTCAGCTCTGCCTACCCCATGCCAGAAGTCCACTTTTCCACTATTAGCCTGTCGCAAGTAGCTCACTAAACCCAGCCAGTTCAGTGAATCGAATTGCATGAATTTCACTCAGGCCACGGAAGCTGTGGGTGTTTCACAACGTAGTGGCAAAGTTTGGCGCAACGGCAAGAATCGTTCAACGGGCGGTAACGAAGCCGCAAGTGTGGACTGGTACTGTTTCCATATGGACAAGCCGAATCCTATGAGCAGTCGCTACCTTTCCCAAGATGAACGCATCATTATCGCTGACATGCTCAAACACAATGTGAGCATTCGGGAGATATCGCAACGCCTGGGTGGTGCTCCTTTTCGTATTAGCCGTGAAGTTCGAGCAAATACTCATCCTGATAACGGAAGCATAGGAACCTTAAAGAGCTCACCAAATCTCACATCAGCGTTTGAAACGACCAAAGACACCGAAAATTCTTGCCAACCCCGTGATGTTTGCGTTAGTTGAGAAGTATCTAAAGATGCATTGGAGTCCAGCTCAGATAAGTGGCAGACTGAAAAAGATATATCCCCATGATGAGTCGATGCACGTATGCAGCGAAACTATATATCAAGCTATCTATGTTCATGCCCGCGGTAGCCTACAACTCAATGTTGAGCAACTACTACGATCTGGCAGAGCAAAACGCCGACCACGTCATCTGACCATGCAAAGAAAACCATGCTTGGGTGATCCGTTGGTGATGATCGCCCACCGACCTGAAGAGATCGCTACACGTGCGGTCCTTGGCCATTGGGAAGGTGACTTGATCACCGGGGCTAGGAACAAGAGCGCTATCGGCACGCTCGTTGAACGCACTACACGTTTTACAATCTTGCTCCACTTACCCGGCCATCATGATGCAGGTAGTGTGCAAGAAGCAATAGTGAAGAAAATGAGCACACTTCCCAAGCTTTTACCGAACTCCTTAACCTGAAATCAAGGCTCACAAATGGCTCTACACGCGTAAATTTCAACCACGCTAAACATGGATGTATATTTTTGCGATCCGCATTCACCCTGGCAACGCGGAACAAACGAAAACACAAACGGGTTCCTCCGGCAATACTTCCCAAAAGGAACCGATCTAAACCAATACTCTAAAAACCTATCTCGACGCAATCGCCGAAGAACTCAGGCGACCCTCCCCGCAAAACACTAGACTGGCACAAGCCAACCAAACGAATAATCGAACCAATCAACAACAACTGTTACAACCACACCTAGAATCCACCACCCTGACATTATTGATACGCTGCGTATGGTTACAGCGCCAACGATTGCACGCGATCGATTTGTTGTCCTTGCCAACGTTCCAAGATCACTCGTCGAGGGACTTGAAGAAGAACATTTGTC is a window from the Arcanobacterium buesumense genome containing:
- a CDS encoding PadR family transcriptional regulator: MTQFDDFQRGLLPMLLLAELHREPGHGYSLSLRLAKRGFDRVKGAHLYPVLARLESDGYCTPVWTEGDGGPGRKVYHLTTSGEERLAELRHSWKLLVPLTNKLIAG
- a CDS encoding XamI family restriction endonuclease encodes the protein MHHPDIIDTLRMVTAPTIARDRFVVLANVPRSLVEGLEEEHLSSRMSDAVHCQNLNKIIAIIIELLVDPF
- a CDS encoding helix-turn-helix domain-containing protein, with product MNFTQATEAVGVSQRSGKVWRNGKNRSTGGNEAASVDWYCFHMDKPNPMSSRYLSQDERIIIADMLKHNVSIREISQRLGGAPFRISREVRANTHPDNGSIGTLKSSPNLTSAFETTKDTENSCQPRDVCVS
- a CDS encoding MFS transporter; its protein translation is MLMNLIGDAIAQLALPLAFLYATGSIVLASILATATLTTQLFLTLPLAAIADRLPRRKVVFAGYLVEGGCLTALGWLLLGGVVNLAIIVLLGVIRGAVSELGSVASAGYVPQVLGRESMLKFNSRVEMIEGVAAIGGPSISGGLVGILGGAYAMFVPAILSFLNGVIYLRLPDKPTLRTAFSRGRRGYSWHVLAW